A single window of Bacteroidota bacterium DNA harbors:
- the clpX gene encoding ATP-dependent Clp protease ATP-binding subunit ClpX, giving the protein MAKAAGPIVCSFCNRDKKDVKILIAGISGHICDSCISQAYKMISEEGNAETKQKVQQALNLLKPNAIKTYLDEYVIGQDEAKKVLSVAVYNHFKRVSHASNDKEEIEIEKSNVILVGETGTGKTLLARSIAKLLNVPFCIADATVLTEAGYVGEDVESILTRLLQAADYDTAAAERGIVFIDEIDKIARKSDNPSITRDVSGEGVQQAMLKLLEGSSVNVPPQGGRKHPDAKMIQVNTKNILFICGGAFDGIEKKIASRLNTQAVGYSASVSSEEVDRSNLLQYISPQDLKSFGLIPELIGRLPILTYLQPLDKSALRRILTEPKNALIKQYKHLFKMEGIKLEFEDEVLDLIVDKATEFKLGARGLRGICEAIMLDLMYDLPSNEKAPKSFTITLDYAADKLKNARLSHLKAA; this is encoded by the coding sequence ATGGCAAAAGCAGCAGGACCCATCGTGTGTTCGTTTTGTAACCGCGATAAAAAAGACGTGAAAATATTAATTGCAGGAATCAGCGGTCATATTTGTGACAGTTGTATTTCGCAAGCCTATAAAATGATAAGTGAGGAAGGCAATGCGGAGACCAAACAAAAAGTTCAGCAAGCACTCAACTTATTAAAGCCAAACGCTATTAAAACGTATTTGGATGAGTATGTGATTGGGCAGGATGAAGCCAAGAAAGTATTAAGCGTGGCTGTATACAATCACTTCAAACGCGTATCACACGCTTCCAATGATAAAGAGGAAATCGAAATCGAAAAATCGAATGTGATTTTGGTTGGAGAAACCGGAACCGGAAAAACTTTATTGGCGCGAAGCATTGCTAAATTATTGAATGTTCCTTTTTGTATTGCAGATGCAACGGTATTAACCGAAGCGGGATATGTGGGTGAAGATGTGGAAAGTATTTTAACCCGTTTGTTGCAGGCTGCCGATTATGATACAGCCGCAGCAGAGAGAGGTATTGTATTCATTGATGAGATTGATAAGATTGCACGTAAGAGTGATAATCCGAGTATTACCCGTGATGTGAGCGGTGAAGGTGTGCAGCAAGCCATGTTGAAATTATTGGAAGGCTCATCTGTAAACGTTCCGCCTCAAGGCGGAAGAAAACATCCGGATGCAAAAATGATTCAGGTGAACACCAAGAATATTTTATTTATTTGCGGTGGCGCTTTTGACGGCATTGAGAAAAAGATTGCCAGTCGTTTAAACACACAAGCCGTTGGTTATTCGGCGTCTGTTTCTTCAGAGGAAGTAGATAGAAGTAATTTATTGCAATATATTTCTCCTCAGGATTTAAAATCATTTGGATTAATTCCGGAGCTCATCGGACGTTTACCGATTTTAACTTATCTGCAGCCATTGGATAAATCAGCTTTACGCAGAATTTTAACCGAGCCAAAGAATGCGCTAATTAAACAATACAAGCATTTGTTTAAAATGGAAGGCATTAAACTCGAGTTTGAAGATGAGGTATTGGATTTAATTGTAGATAAGGCAACCGAGTTTAAATTAGGCGCCCGAGGTTTACGTGGTATTTGCGAAGCCATTATGCTCGATTTAATGTACGATTTGCCAAGTAACGAAAAAGCGCCAAAATCTTTTACCATTACATTGGATTACGCCGCTGATAAATTAAAAAATGCAAGACTAAGCCATTTGAAAGCGGCTTAG
- a CDS encoding T9SS type A sorting domain-containing protein has product MRFVYQISIIINVLTLYNVQAQGDGINLQKYWYYKTRFNNDFIKIGKNLGESVPFNQRGSTQTGYPSSTNNQQTLKTGDAVSSIGIHLAALATEYALLKNANQNTDSVKHEIFCALNAINRIDHISEPMWYWAGGTTVPLNGFLIRDDIPVDFVAKNYGHFNYYNNGYNYNSSTGDANPNSQLNDRGFCTLQTIGQALVESSYQDLTKSGSTESPDNETLSHDHYITLLTGLALINKLVDYSATDNGEIFPYENLGVSSLKQEAWNITDRFAQHFKNDVFFDYRNPVTGQIVQPGGSSIALGYGIAEASCISAGNTSFPINPYIPLISSTSINPKTCNYVTPYVNTVLFSNWLGFIGVPSTSVDNAVFKVDLLAVGNCGWQAGQVSGLSYICNQIQTQVCSNAPWPLNYLCNIVTSIVCGNSIVMLPGFHNKTSNFIDLAGQDPYSPQEALKENTPRHYDLWHAPLLHRVLFPTQNTSYSAYLPKIKTMLDNAPCEGPYNFGQFARPNFEWTCENRIEKTINRYDWNEPTFGWHGSSGSDPLAKTGQKGEYNGTDYMLYHNLYWLNASNVGSANYINLSHRYINVPFPNPNANHCIKPSTCLIRAFETITADNTINSNADVSYKAGKVIVLKPGFNVVSGADFHAYIQRADCSSGASGLRTAVTDSTKGPENTFYGYDDMGDNIVTHYVDYSNIKDSVREDILSFLNPNNTETQEMPILPPEEINYDKINSFNVYPNPADNFSTVEFSLQEKENAQLVILNNLGQIVAADVVSDINTYRKTFYTADLAKGIYLIKIITSTNRLLIKKLTIQ; this is encoded by the coding sequence ATGAGATTCGTTTATCAAATTAGCATAATTATAAATGTATTAACTTTATATAATGTACAGGCGCAAGGTGACGGAATCAATTTGCAAAAGTACTGGTATTATAAAACTAGGTTTAATAATGATTTTATAAAAATTGGAAAAAACCTAGGTGAAAGTGTTCCTTTTAACCAGCGTGGCTCAACACAAACCGGTTATCCTAGTTCAACTAACAACCAACAAACTCTTAAAACCGGAGATGCTGTATCTAGTATAGGCATACATTTAGCGGCGCTAGCAACAGAATATGCACTCTTAAAGAACGCCAATCAAAACACCGACTCCGTTAAGCATGAGATATTTTGTGCCCTAAATGCAATAAACAGGATTGACCATATTTCCGAGCCAATGTGGTATTGGGCAGGAGGAACTACTGTTCCTTTAAATGGTTTTTTAATAAGAGACGATATTCCAGTTGACTTTGTTGCCAAAAACTATGGGCACTTTAATTATTATAATAATGGCTATAATTATAATTCTTCCACAGGCGATGCCAATCCAAATTCGCAACTCAACGATAGAGGCTTTTGTACCTTGCAAACGATTGGACAAGCACTTGTAGAGTCGAGCTATCAAGACCTAACGAAAAGCGGCTCTACAGAATCACCAGACAACGAAACTTTAAGTCATGACCATTACATTACCTTATTAACTGGCTTGGCTTTAATCAATAAATTAGTTGATTATAGCGCAACTGATAATGGCGAAATTTTCCCTTATGAAAATTTAGGTGTCAGTAGTTTAAAGCAAGAAGCATGGAATATTACAGATAGATTTGCACAACATTTTAAAAACGACGTATTCTTTGATTATCGTAATCCAGTCACAGGTCAGATTGTGCAACCCGGCGGAAGTAGCATTGCTCTTGGTTACGGAATTGCTGAAGCCAGCTGCATAAGCGCTGGGAATACAAGTTTCCCTATCAATCCATATATCCCCCTGATTAGTTCAACAAGTATAAATCCTAAAACCTGCAATTATGTAACGCCATATGTTAATACAGTATTATTTAGTAACTGGTTAGGTTTTATAGGGGTGCCTTCAACCTCTGTTGATAATGCTGTGTTTAAAGTAGATTTATTAGCTGTTGGGAACTGCGGATGGCAAGCAGGTCAAGTAAGTGGCTTAAGTTACATTTGTAATCAAATACAAACACAAGTTTGTAGTAATGCCCCATGGCCGTTGAACTATTTATGTAATATTGTGACAAGCATAGTGTGCGGTAATTCAATAGTAATGCTTCCGGGTTTTCACAACAAAACTTCCAATTTTATCGATTTGGCCGGTCAAGATCCTTATTCGCCTCAAGAGGCTTTAAAAGAAAATACTCCTAGACATTATGACTTGTGGCATGCGCCACTTCTGCATCGCGTTCTTTTTCCAACACAAAACACATCCTATTCAGCATATCTACCAAAAATTAAAACAATGCTAGATAATGCTCCTTGTGAAGGTCCTTATAATTTTGGTCAATTTGCCAGACCAAACTTTGAATGGACATGTGAGAACAGAATTGAAAAAACAATTAACCGTTATGATTGGAACGAACCAACTTTTGGCTGGCATGGCAGTAGCGGAAGTGACCCACTTGCTAAAACAGGACAGAAAGGTGAGTATAACGGAACAGATTATATGCTATATCATAATTTGTACTGGTTAAATGCCAGCAATGTAGGTTCAGCTAACTACATAAATCTTAGTCACAGATATATTAATGTTCCTTTTCCCAATCCTAATGCTAATCATTGTATAAAACCCAGCACCTGTTTAATACGCGCATTTGAAACTATTACAGCTGACAACACCATTAACAGTAACGCAGATGTAAGTTATAAGGCAGGTAAAGTAATAGTATTAAAGCCTGGTTTTAATGTGGTAAGTGGTGCTGACTTTCACGCCTATATTCAAAGAGCCGATTGCAGCAGCGGCGCTTCCGGATTAAGAACAGCAGTTACTGATTCAACCAAAGGGCCTGAAAACACTTTTTATGGCTACGATGATATGGGTGATAATATTGTAACGCACTACGTTGATTACAGCAATATTAAAGATAGCGTGCGTGAAGACATACTAAGCTTTTTAAATCCAAATAATACGGAGACACAGGAAATGCCTATTTTGCCGCCGGAAGAAATTAATTATGATAAAATAAATTCTTTTAATGTATATCCAAACCCTGCGGATAATTTCTCCACTGTTGAGTTTAGTCTACAGGAAAAAGAGAATGCCCAACTTGTTATCTTAAATAACCTTGGTCAAATTGTTGCCGCTGATGTTGTTTCAGATATAAATACCTACCGTAAAACTTTTTATACGGCCGATTTAGCTAAAGGCATTTACCTGATTAAAATAATAACTAGCACAAACAGACTTCTAATTAAAAAATTAACTATACAATAA
- the lpdA gene encoding dihydrolipoyl dehydrogenase, protein MEKFDVAIIGSGPGGYVAAIRCAQLGMKTALIEKYNTLGGTCLNVGCIPSKAMLDSSEHYYNAVHHFEEHGIEVKNPKVNLKQMVERKRGVVKMTCDGINFLMKKNKITVYTGHGTYVSKNVIEIAKADGSKEQIEAAKSIIATGSKPSSLPFIKIDKERIITSTEALELKEVPKHLIVIGGGVIGLELGSVYARLGSKVSVVEFMDRLIPGMDAALGKELQRVLKKNLGFEFYMKHKVTGVANKGKEVTVSADNDKGEKVELKGDYVLVSVGRRPYTDNLGLDKAGVKLDDRGRVNVDDHLKTNVEGIYAIGDVVRGAMLAHKAEEEGVYVAEQMAGQKPHMNYNLIPGVVYTWPEVAAVGYTEEQLKEQGKKYKVGSFPFKASGRARASMDTDGFIKVLSDEATDEILGVHMIGPRTADMIMEAVVAMEYRASAEDIARICHAHPTFTESFKEACLDATAKRALHI, encoded by the coding sequence ATGGAAAAATTTGATGTAGCAATTATTGGTTCAGGTCCCGGTGGATACGTAGCCGCAATTCGTTGTGCCCAATTAGGAATGAAAACAGCACTTATCGAAAAATACAATACGCTTGGTGGTACTTGTTTAAATGTTGGATGTATTCCTTCTAAGGCAATGCTTGATTCATCTGAGCATTATTATAATGCGGTACATCATTTTGAAGAGCATGGCATCGAAGTGAAAAACCCTAAGGTTAATTTAAAACAAATGGTTGAGCGCAAACGTGGTGTTGTAAAAATGACTTGCGATGGCATCAACTTTTTAATGAAGAAAAATAAAATCACCGTTTATACAGGTCATGGTACTTACGTTAGCAAAAACGTAATTGAAATCGCCAAAGCAGATGGCAGCAAAGAACAAATTGAAGCAGCAAAATCAATCATTGCTACAGGCTCAAAACCTTCTTCATTACCATTTATAAAAATTGATAAAGAAAGAATTATTACTTCTACCGAAGCTTTAGAATTAAAAGAAGTTCCAAAACATCTGATTGTTATTGGCGGTGGTGTAATCGGATTGGAATTGGGAAGTGTTTACGCACGCTTAGGTTCTAAAGTAAGCGTGGTTGAATTCATGGACCGTTTAATTCCTGGTATGGATGCGGCTCTTGGAAAAGAATTACAACGTGTATTAAAGAAAAACTTAGGCTTCGAATTCTACATGAAGCATAAAGTTACGGGTGTAGCGAATAAAGGCAAGGAGGTAACCGTTAGTGCGGATAACGATAAAGGCGAGAAGGTAGAATTAAAAGGTGATTATGTATTAGTATCTGTAGGTCGTCGTCCGTATACCGATAATTTAGGATTGGATAAAGCCGGCGTAAAATTAGATGATCGCGGACGTGTAAACGTAGATGATCATTTAAAAACAAATGTTGAAGGTATTTACGCAATTGGCGATGTAGTGCGTGGCGCGATGTTAGCTCATAAGGCGGAAGAAGAAGGTGTGTATGTAGCAGAGCAAATGGCCGGACAAAAACCACACATGAATTACAATTTAATTCCTGGGGTAGTATATACTTGGCCTGAAGTAGCTGCAGTAGGATACACGGAAGAGCAATTAAAAGAACAAGGAAAAAAATATAAAGTAGGTAGTTTCCCATTCAAAGCAAGTGGTCGTGCACGCGCGAGCATGGATACCGATGGTTTCATCAAAGTATTAAGTGATGAAGCAACCGACGAAATTTTAGGTGTACATATGATTGGTCCGCGTACAGCCGATATGATTATGGAAGCTGTGGTGGCCATGGAATACCGTGCCAGCGCCGAAGACATCGCACGTATTTGTCATGCGCATCCAACCTTCACTGAAAGTTTCAAAGAAGCTTGTTTAGACGCAACCGCTAAACGCGCTCTGCATATTTAA